A stretch of DNA from Aliarcobacter thereius LMG 24486:
TTTGATTATATTAGTGCAGAAGCTACAAAAGGTATTGCAACAGTTGCTTTAAAATATGGAAAACCTGTTTCAAATGGTGTTTTAACAACAGATACAATAGAACAAGCAATAGAAAGAGCTGGTTCAAAAGTTGGAAACAAAGGTGCTGAAGCAATGGTTACAATCATTGAAATGCTAGATTTATATAGCGAAATGGAAAAATAATTTGGCAACAAGAACACAAGCAAGAGAGTCAGTAATTGGTCTTCTATATGCATATGATTTAGGTAATGAAGAGATTGTAAAATTTGTTGATGATATTTTAGAAGAAAAAAAGATTAGAAATAAACAAAAAGAGTTTGCATTAAACCTTTTTAATGGAACTATAAGAAATATAGCTACAATTGATGAAGAGATTATAAAATATCTTACTCAAGGTACTTTGGAAGATGTAGGAAGTGTTGAAAAATCTATTTTAAGACTTGCTATTAATGAAATTTTATTTGAGAATCTATCAAAAGCAATTGTTATAAATGAAGCAATAGAACTTGCAAAGAAACTTGCAAGTGATGGTGCACCAAAGTTTATAAATGCGATTTTAGACCAAATAAAAAAGAGTTAAGATGAGTAATAATATGAAACTTTGTGTATCTTTGGATTTAGAAAGTTCTAGTGAAAATCTAGCTTTAGTTGAAAAAATAAAAGATTTTGATGTATGGATTAAAGTTGGTTTTAGAACTTATTTAAGAGATGGTAAAAAGTTTTTAGAAGATATAAAAGCAATAAATCCAAACTTTAAAATTTTTCTTGATTTAAAATTATATGATATTCCAAATACAATGGCAGATGCTGCAGAAGACATTTCTAAATTTGGTTTAGTTGATATGTTTAATGTTCATGCAAGTGCTGGTTTTGAAGCTATGCAAACAGTTATGAATAGAATCAAAGATATCCCAAATAGACCTTTAGTTTTAGCAGTTACTGCTCTTACTTCATTCGATAATGAAAGTTTTAAAAAAATCTATGGAGAAAATATTGATTTAAAAGCAAGAGAGTTTGCTAAAACAACTTTTGAGGCTGGTCTTGATGGTGTTGTTTGCTCTGCTTTTGAAAGTTTAGACATTAAAAACAATACTTCAAAAGAGTTTATAACTCTTTGTCCAGGTATTCGTCCTTTTGGAGAAGATAGTGGCGATCAAAAAAGAGTTGCTGATATAAATTTTTCAAAAGAAAACTTGGTTGATTTTATTGTTGTAGGAAGACCTATTTATAAAAATGATTTTCCTCAAAATATTGTTAAGAAAATTATAGATAATTTATAGAATTTTAAATATAAATGCTTAACTCAAGGCTTTCTTAAGCCTTATTTAAGGCTTAAGAAACTATAATTTCCGTCCAATTTAACTGGTAACTAACTAATTGTAAACGGACAGTTGGGTGAGTGGCTGAAACCACCTCCCTGCTAAGGAGACGTACTGGCAACGGTACCGAGGGTTCAAATCCCTCACTGTCCGCCACTTGTGGGTCGTTAGCTCAGCTGGTTAGAGCACTCGGCTCATAACCGAGTGGTCGAAGGTTCGAGTCCTTCACGACCCACCACGATTTTATCGAGCTTCTTGCTTGATTTAAGCTTTCATTTTTTTATAT
This window harbors:
- the nusB gene encoding transcription antitermination factor NusB encodes the protein MATRTQARESVIGLLYAYDLGNEEIVKFVDDILEEKKIRNKQKEFALNLFNGTIRNIATIDEEIIKYLTQGTLEDVGSVEKSILRLAINEILFENLSKAIVINEAIELAKKLASDGAPKFINAILDQIKKS
- the pyrF gene encoding orotidine-5'-phosphate decarboxylase translates to MSNNMKLCVSLDLESSSENLALVEKIKDFDVWIKVGFRTYLRDGKKFLEDIKAINPNFKIFLDLKLYDIPNTMADAAEDISKFGLVDMFNVHASAGFEAMQTVMNRIKDIPNRPLVLAVTALTSFDNESFKKIYGENIDLKAREFAKTTFEAGLDGVVCSAFESLDIKNNTSKEFITLCPGIRPFGEDSGDQKRVADINFSKENLVDFIVVGRPIYKNDFPQNIVKKIIDNL